The following proteins are co-located in the Apium graveolens cultivar Ventura chromosome 5, ASM990537v1, whole genome shotgun sequence genome:
- the LOC141659893 gene encoding UDP-glycosyltransferase 83A1-like produces the protein MDLQHHVLVVPCPAQGHVTPLIKIAYNLAYHGIKVTFANSEFIEAKILAAMSDSDKKQCPLRLVSYSDGLDSHPEERNGPGLMDSLKKVMPDNIEKLIKQINHSDKEPITCVIADLSVGWTLEVASKMGLKQVAVWTAGTGCLALSLHIPELIETGVIDENGSAVGNELICLSEELPLLKSSELTWSSPGNPTAQKFVLDLCLDVKQVAKNASIVLCNTCYELDSFSCAIIPNILPIGPLPAIKNLNPSSGTFSSHDLTCLIWLDKQPSNSVIYVAFGSTTVFSQKQFNEVALGLELSGHSFLWVVRPNIVNGSFPEYPIDFLERTAGRGKIVEWAPQEEILAHTSISCFFSHCGWNSTMEGLTHGVPFLCWPYMWDQFYNKNYIRDMWKVGLSLEHDEDGMISRHEIKTKIDNLLTNHGIKTNALKLMEDAKKSVTEGGSSYENFESLIKYLKA, from the exons ATGGACTTGCAGCACCATGTATTGGTTGTGCCATGTCCAGCACAAGGCCATGTCACGCCTCTCATCAAAATCGCATACAACTTGGCTTACCATGGGATCAAAGTCACATTTGCCAATTCTGAATTCATCGAAGCAAAAATTCTAGCTGCAATGTCCGACTCAGACAAGAAACAGTGTCCACTAAGGCTAGTCAGCTACTCAGACGGATTGGACTCACACCCTGAAGAAAGAAATGGACCGGGGCTGATGGATAGCCTTAAAAAAGTCATGCCAGACAATATTGAAAAATTGATTAAGCAGATCAATCACTCGGATAAGGAGCCAATAACTTGTGTCATAGCTGATCTATCAGTTGGATGGACACTAGAAGTTGCCAGTAAAATGGGCCTTAAACAGGTTGCAGTTTGGACGGCGGGCACAGGTTGCTTGGCCTTGTCACTTCATATCCCAGAGCTTATAGAAACAGGAGTTATAGATGAAAATG gttCAGCAGTTGGAAATGAGCTGATCTGTTTATCAGAAGAACTTCCTTTGTTGAAAAGTAGCGAACTTACTTGGAGCAGTCCCGGTAATCCAACAGCACAAAAATTTGTATTAGACTTATGTCTAGATGTCAAACAGGTGGCTAAAAATGCTAGCATTGTTCTATGCAATACATGTTATGAACTTGACTCATTTTCTTGTGCCATAATTCCTAACATCCTTCCAATAGGTCCACTACCTgcaataaaaaatttaaatccTTCTAGCGGAACTTTTTCATCTCATGATTTGACTTGCTTAATCTGGCTTGACAAACAACCTTCAAACTCAGTCATTTATGTTGCGTTTGGCAGCACGACAGTTTTTAGCCAGAAGCAGTTTAATGAAGTAGCACTTGGTCTTGAACTATCAGGCCACTCCTTTTTATGGGTTGTACGACCAAACATAGTTAATGGGTCGTTTCCTGAATACCCAATTGATTTTCTGGAAAGAACAGCTGGTCGTGGAAAGATTGTTGAATGGGCACCTCAAGAAGAAATTCTTGCTCATACTTCAATTTCTTGTTTCTTTTCTCATTGCGGATGGAACTCAACAATGGAAGGACTGACCCATGGTGTACCGTTTTTGTGCTGGCCTTATATGTGGGATCAATTTTATAATAAGAATTATATACGTGACATGTGGAAAGTTGGGCTATCACTTGAGCATGACGAAGATGGGATGATATCTAGGCACGAGATTAAGACTAAGATCGATAATCTATTAACTAACCATGGAATTAAGACAAATGCATTGAAGCTGATGGAGGATGCTAAAAAGAGTGTAACTGAAGGTGGTTCTTCATATGAGAATTTCGAAAGCTTGATCAAGTACCTAAAAGCCTAA
- the LOC141723584 gene encoding small ribosomal subunit protein eS19x, with product MATAKTVKDVSPHEFVKAYAAHLKRSGKMELPHWTDIVKTGTFKELAPYDEDWYYIRAASMARKIYLRGGLGVGAFRRIYGGSKRNGSAPPHFCKSSGGIARHILQQLQTMNIVDFDSKGGRKITSSGQRDLDQVAGTIVVAP from the exons ATGGCGACGGCTAAAACTGTGAAAGATGTTTCTCCTCATGAGTTCGTTAAGGCTTATGCCGCTCATCTCAAGCGCTCCGGCAAG ATGGAACTCCCACACTGGACTGATATAGTGAAGACTGGAACCTTCAAGGAACTTGCCCCGTATGACGAGGATTGGTATTACATTAGAGCTG CATCAATGGCAAGGAAAATCTACCTAAGGGGTGGTCTGGGTGTTGGTGCATTCAGGAGGATCTACGGGGGCAGTAAGAGAAACGGAAGTGCACCACCACATTTCTGCAAGAGCAGTGGAGGTATTGCCCGCCATATCCTTCAGCAATTGCAGACCATGAACATTGTTGACTTTGACAGCAAGGG TGGGCGAAAAATCACATCCAGTGGACAGCGAGATCTTGATCAAGTTGCTGGAACAATTGTTGTTGCTCCATGA
- the LOC141723585 gene encoding diacylglycerol kinase 1-like, with protein sequence MRVDNFSKMDEDREPGFPSHMVESRLFTVSCFVAGLIGVLTIAYTAFQWRRNINLSWMKAIAISKNPMTRRKVPVAPHTWILESISRGRSLKCCVCLKSMSASQNHGPVASDNQIHYCSICGAASHVSCSSKSQKDCKRVSMTGYEHVMHQWAVRWTEVADQADETSFCSHCEEPCNRSFLGGSPIWCCLWCQRLVHVDCHGSMSNETGDICDLGPFKRLILSPLYVREVNRALQERLLSSITQGANEIASSVRASIRSQSKKYKQGNIASADTGNNCSIGKSSTESTSDDNKNINGSHGIEENCDSTVSMDSGDQNEKGSALHKLDSKPSFKRSSSINEKNELQLTATEQRYVLSDLPSDARPLLVFINKKSGAQRGNSLKLRLNLLLNPIQVFELSSGQGPDAGLFLFRKVPHFRILVCGGDGTVGWVLDAIDKQNFVSPPPVAILPAGTGNDLARVLSWGGGLGSVERQGGLSTVLNHIEHAAVTILDRWKVSINQKGKEVESPIFLNNYLGVGCDAKVALEIHNLREENPEKFYNQFMNKVLYAREGAKTLMDRSFADYPWQVRVEVDGVEVEVPEDAEGVLVANIGSYMGGVDLWQNEDETYDNFDPQSMHDKMLEVVSIAGTWHLGKLQVGLSRARRLAQGQSIKIQLFAALPVQIDGEPWLQSPCTLNISHHGQAFMLKRAAEEPLGHAAAIIADVLENAETNHVITAAQKCSLLQEMAMKLS encoded by the exons ATGCGGGtagataatttttcaaaaatGGATGAGGATCGAGAACCTGGGTTTCCATCTCACATGGTGGAATCACGTCTTTTTACTGTCTCTTGCTTTGTTGCTGGACTTATAGGAGTCCTCACTATAGCCTACACTGCCTTCCAGTGGAGGAGAAATATCAATCTAAGTTGGATGAAAGCTATAGCCATATCAAAGAACCCCATGACGAGGAGAAAGGTCCCTGTAGCTCCTCATACTTGGATTTTGGAATCCATCTCCCGTGGGAGAAGCTTAAAGTGCTGTGTATGCTTGAAGTCAATGTCAGCCTCCCAGAATCACGGGCCAGTGGCTTCAGACAATCAGATCCACTATTGTAGCATATGTGGTGCAGCATCTCACGTTAGCTGTTCATCTAAATCCCAAAAAGATTGCAAACGTGTGTCTATGACTGGGTATGAGCATGTGATGCACCAGTGGGCTGTCCGCTGGACGGAGGTTGCAGATCAAGCTGACGAAACTTCCTTTTGTAGTCATTGTGAAGAGCCCTGCAATCGTTCTTTTCTTGGAGGATCCCCCATATGGTGTTGCTTATGGTGTCAGCGCCTGGTACATGTTGACTGCCATGGTAGCATGTCAAATGAAACAGGTGATATATGTGATTTGGGCCCATTTAAACGATTGATTTTATCCCCTCTATACGTCAGGGAAGTGAATAGGGCTTTACAGGAGCGGCTATTAAGTTCAATCACTCAGGGGGCCAATGAGATTGCATCTTCGGTCCGAGCTAGTATTAGGAGTCAAAGTAAAAAGTACAAACAGGGAAATATAGCCTCTGCTGACACAGGTAACAATTGTAGTATTGGCAAGTCATCCACGGAAAGTACAAGCGACGACAACAAGAATATAAACGGTTCTCATGGAATAGAGGAAAATTGTGATAGTACTGTAAGTATGGACAGCGGGGATCAAAATGAAAAAGGTAGTGCTTTGCATAAATTAGATTCAAAGCCAAGTTTTAAGAGAAGCTCCTCTATTAATGAGAAGAATGAGTTACAGTTGACTGCAACGGAACAACGATATGTGTTGAGTGATTTACCCTCAGATGCAAGACCCTTGTTAGTCTTCATTAATAAGAAGAGTGGGGCCCAGCGAGGAAATTCACTTAAGTTACGCTTAAATTTACTTTTGAATCCCATTCAG GTTTTCGAGTTGAGCTCAGGACAGGGACCTGATGCTGGACTATTCTTATTTAGGAAAGTGCCTCATTTCAGAATTCTTGTATGCGGGGGAGACGGCACTGTTGGATGGGTTTTGGATGCGATAGACAAGCAGAACTTTGTGTCTCCTCCTCCGGTAGCCATTCTTCCTGCTGGAACAGGAAATGACTTGGCTCGAGTTTTGTCTTGGGGTGGTGGTTTAGGCTCAGTGGAGAGACAAGGTGGGCTAAGCACAGTTTTGAACCATATAGAACATGCTGCAGTAACAATTCTTGATCGATGGAAAGTTTCAATTAACCAAAAAGGAAAAGAGGTCGAATCTCCAATTTTTTTGAACAATTATCTTG GGGTAGGATGTGATGCAAAGGTTGCTCTTGAAATCCACAATCTAAGAGAGGAAAACCCGGAGAAGTTTTATAATCAG TTCATGAATAAAGTTCTGTATGCAAGAGAAGGCGCCAAGACTCTTATGGATAGGTCATTTGCAGATTACCCTTGGCAAGTTCGAGTAGAAGTAGATGGTGTGGAGGTAGAGGTTCCTGAG GATGCAGAAGGTGTTCTTGTTGCCAATATCGGAAGCTACATGGGTGGCGTAGATTTATGGCAAAATGAAGATGAAACATATGATAATTTTGATCCTCAGTCGATGCATGATAAGATGTTAGAGGTCGTGAGCATAGCAGGAACATGGCATCTAGGAAAGCTTCAG GTAGGGCTATCTCGGGCTCGAAGGCTAGCACAAGGGCAATCGATTAAGATTCAGCTTTTTGCTGCATTGCCAGTTCAAATTGATGGAGAGCCGTGGTTGCAGTCACCATGTACATTGAACATATCTCATCACGGGCAG GCTTTTATGCTGAAGAGAGCAGCAGAGGAACCTCTTGGTCATGCTGCTGCAATAATCGCTGATGTGCTTGAGAATGCTGAAACAAATCATGTTATTACTGCAGCACAGAAGTGCTCCCTTCTTCAAGAAATGGCAATGAAGTTATCATAG